The Salvia miltiorrhiza cultivar Shanhuang (shh) chromosome 1, IMPLAD_Smil_shh, whole genome shotgun sequence genome has a window encoding:
- the LOC130985638 gene encoding uncharacterized protein LOC130985638 — protein sequence MPCCHALVAFYYSKMDPMSIMSQWYHKTCFMKCYEHSIQLVPRRKFWKVKESDAVEPPPVDKKIGKPQKMRVSAPNELRRSHKLSRKGQKQHCSICKSESHKKNDCPQRPTQVTQDTQASTSSHPTKLKTRRGSKGIGLYINPESGRTVLNPGMSQTVVIDEGTPRDTDLNTRFPIPNERELRKEKRKQIPTKGEGETSNARRMA from the exons ATGCCTTGTTGCCATGCACTTGTTGCATTCTATTACTCAAAGATGGATCCTATGAGTATTATGTCACAGTGGTACCACAAGACATGCTTCATGAAATGCTACGAGCACTCAATCCAACTTGTTCCAAGAAGAAAGTTTTGGAAAGTCAAGGAATCTGATGCAGTGGAGCCTCCTCCAGTGGACAAGAAAATAGGCAAACCCCAAAAAATGAGAGTGAGCGCTCCTAATGAACTGAGAAGAAGCCACAAATTATCAAGAAAAGGCCAGAAGCAGCATTGTAGCATTTGTAAGAGTGAAAGCcacaaaaaaaatgattgtCCTCAAAGACCAACTCAG GTGACACAGGACACACAAGCTTCAACGTCTTCTCATCCCACAAAGTTGAAGACAAGAAGGGGTTCTAAAGGAATTGGACTTTACATCAATCCTGAGAGTGGAAGGACTGTTCTTAAT CCAGGGATGTCACAAACGGTTGTGATAGATGAGGGCACACCCAGGGACACTGATCTAAACACTCGATTTCCCATTCCAAATGAAAGAGAGTTGAGGAAGGAGAAGAGAAAACAAATACCAACCAAAGGAGAGGGAGAGACATCAAATGCTAGGAGGATGGCCTGA